One Methanocaldococcus villosus KIN24-T80 genomic window carries:
- the prf1 gene encoding peptide chain release factor aRF-1 yields MSNDKYTFKKLIKELKSKKGKGTELISLYIPAGRRISDVAQHLREEMSQAANIKSKSTRKNVQSAIEAIMQRLKLLKEPLEKGVVIFAGMVPRSGPGTEKMETYVIEPPEPLKTYIYRCDSEFYLEPLEEMLEDKDVYGIILVDRNEATIALVKGRNIQILKRLTSGVPGKFKAGGQSARRLERLIDLAAHEFLQRVGQKANEQFLPLLQEKKLKGILVGGPGHTKLEFVQKDYLHHELKKLVLDTFDLCYTEEFGIRELLEKAAPLLKDVELMKERQAVQRFLKELVKEDGGLACYGEKEVLNALMMGAVDTLIVSEDIERYKVKIACNKCDYFEERTVDKIEKMKLDEEIKNMSCPKCGSALSIVEEKDYIEYLSELCEQSGAKLITVSSETEEGAMISKAFKGIAAILRYKI; encoded by the coding sequence ATGAGTAATGATAAATATACATTTAAAAAACTTATTAAAGAATTAAAAAGTAAAAAAGGAAAAGGTACTGAATTAATAAGTCTTTATATTCCTGCAGGAAGGAGAATATCTGATGTAGCACAACATTTAAGAGAAGAAATGAGCCAAGCAGCCAATATTAAAAGTAAAAGTACAAGAAAAAATGTTCAATCAGCTATAGAAGCAATTATGCAAAGATTAAAATTGTTAAAAGAACCATTAGAAAAAGGAGTTGTTATTTTTGCTGGAATGGTGCCAAGAAGTGGTCCAGGAACAGAGAAGATGGAAACATATGTTATAGAACCTCCAGAACCTCTAAAAACTTATATATATAGATGTGATTCTGAGTTTTACTTAGAACCATTAGAAGAAATGTTGGAAGATAAAGATGTGTATGGAATAATATTAGTTGATAGAAACGAAGCTACAATAGCTTTAGTTAAAGGGAGAAATATACAGATATTAAAAAGATTAACTAGTGGGGTTCCTGGAAAATTTAAAGCTGGGGGGCAATCTGCCAGAAGATTAGAAAGATTAATAGACTTAGCTGCACATGAGTTTTTACAAAGAGTGGGACAAAAAGCAAATGAGCAATTTTTACCACTCTTGCAGGAAAAAAAGTTAAAAGGTATATTAGTTGGTGGGCCAGGACACACAAAGTTAGAATTTGTTCAAAAAGATTATTTACATCATGAGTTAAAAAAGTTAGTTTTAGACACATTTGATCTTTGTTATACAGAAGAATTTGGTATAAGAGAATTGTTGGAAAAAGCTGCTCCTCTATTAAAAGATGTAGAACTTATGAAAGAGAGACAAGCTGTTCAAAGATTTTTAAAAGAACTTGTTAAAGAAGATGGAGGTTTAGCCTGTTATGGAGAAAAAGAAGTATTAAATGCCTTAATGATGGGAGCAGTGGATACTTTAATAGTTTCTGAAGATATTGAAAGGTATAAAGTTAAAATAGCCTGTAATAAATGTGACTATTTTGAAGAGAGAACAGTTGATAAAATAGAAAAGATGAAATTAGATGAAGAAATAAAAAACATGTCCTGTCCAAAATGTGGATCAGCATTATCTATTGTGGAAGAGAAAGATTATATTGAATATCTCTCTGAACTATGTGAACAGAGTGGTGCAAAGCTTATAACAGTGTCATCAGAAACTGAAGAAGGTGCCATGATATCAAAAGCTTTTAAAGGAATAGCAGCAATATTAAGATATAAAATTTAA
- a CDS encoding MarC family protein: MDLQYFIIAFTSIISILNPIGAIPVFVSLTESYPKNEKIIIAKKTAIYTAAILYIFTLFGEYILKFFGITLNAFKIAGGLLLVLIALDMVRGHQKSKIHEKDIKHAEDVDEIALMPLATPLLAGPGSITACMVAMAGAEGFNKFLVLLAIGLCIIITYITLLFAEKIIEKIGKLGIRIFTRMMGFLLLAIAVQMIISGLKGSLF, from the coding sequence ATGGATTTACAGTATTTTATAATTGCATTTACATCTATCATATCTATATTAAACCCTATTGGGGCAATACCTGTTTTTGTCTCACTAACAGAGTCATATCCAAAAAATGAAAAAATAATCATAGCTAAAAAAACAGCTATTTATACTGCAGCTATTTTGTATATATTTACACTTTTTGGAGAGTATATACTTAAATTTTTTGGTATAACATTAAATGCCTTTAAAATAGCAGGAGGGCTTTTATTGGTTTTAATAGCTTTAGATATGGTTAGAGGTCATCAAAAATCAAAAATTCATGAGAAGGATATTAAACATGCTGAAGATGTTGATGAAATAGCTTTAATGCCTTTAGCTACTCCACTATTAGCAGGTCCTGGATCAATAACTGCATGTATGGTAGCAATGGCAGGAGCTGAAGGGTTTAATAAATTTTTGGTCTTATTAGCCATAGGTTTATGTATTATTATAACTTATATAACATTACTCTTTGCAGAAAAAATTATTGAAAAAATAGGAAAATTAGGGATAAGAATATTTACAAGAATGATGGGTTTTTTACTTTTAGCTATAGCTGTACAAATGATAATCTCTGGCTTGAAAGGATCTCTATTTTAA
- the wtpA gene encoding tungstate ABC transporter substrate-binding protein WtpA, producing MKKLLLSIMVLSCLILAAGCVSSEKSKKEIIIFHAGSLSVPLEKYEKLFEKEYNVDVVREPAGSVKCVRKVTELNKKADILALADYSLIPKMLMPKYTDWYVMFARNELVLAYTNKSKYSNEINKDNWYEILNRDGVKFGFSNPNDDPCGYRAVMVIKLASMYYNKPIFKNLIENNSNIKAEGNNIIVPKEVKVNTNKIFMRSKETDLLAPLEVGAFDYLFIYKSVAKQHNLRYIELPKEINLGYYEFKDYYKKVSIQFLANNKTIYGKPIVYGLTILNNAPNKKDAILFVKFMLEHPEVLKECGQPPITPAIAVGNVPEEIKSLVVVKQ from the coding sequence ATGAAAAAGTTGCTTTTATCTATTATGGTATTATCATGCTTAATATTAGCTGCAGGATGTGTTAGTAGTGAGAAGAGTAAGAAAGAAATTATTATTTTTCATGCAGGATCTCTTTCAGTTCCATTAGAGAAGTATGAAAAACTTTTTGAAAAAGAGTATAATGTTGATGTTGTTAGAGAACCGGCTGGAAGTGTAAAATGTGTGAGAAAAGTAACTGAATTAAATAAAAAGGCTGATATATTAGCTTTAGCAGATTATTCTTTAATACCTAAAATGTTAATGCCAAAATACACTGATTGGTATGTAATGTTTGCAAGAAATGAGCTAGTTTTAGCTTATACAAATAAAAGTAAATATAGCAATGAGATAAATAAGGATAATTGGTATGAAATATTGAATAGAGATGGAGTGAAATTTGGATTTTCTAACCCAAATGATGATCCATGTGGTTATAGAGCTGTAATGGTTATTAAATTAGCGAGCATGTATTACAACAAACCCATATTTAAAAATTTAATAGAAAATAATTCTAATATTAAAGCTGAAGGAAATAATATAATTGTTCCAAAAGAAGTTAAAGTAAATACTAACAAAATATTTATGAGAAGTAAAGAAACAGATTTGTTAGCTCCATTAGAAGTTGGAGCATTTGATTATTTATTTATCTATAAAAGTGTTGCTAAACAGCATAATTTAAGATATATTGAATTACCAAAAGAAATTAATTTAGGATATTATGAGTTTAAAGATTATTATAAAAAAGTATCTATACAATTTTTAGCTAATAATAAAACCATTTATGGAAAACCAATTGTTTATGGTTTAACAATTCTTAATAATGCTCCTAATAAAAAAGATGCTATATTATTTGTTAAATTTATGTTGGAACACCCAGAGGTGTTGAAAGAGTGTGGACAACCTCCAATAACTCCTGCTATAGCTGTAGGTAATGTTCCTGAGGAGATAAAAAGTTTGGTTGTTGTTAAGCAATAA
- a CDS encoding ABC transporter permease: MKVGYVTLLALTLFILLPLLYLITNPGDLSQLNDHEVINAFKTTILAGIIATIIGLILSLPSGYILARKDFRFKSFVEAILDLPMAIPHSVIGIMLLSFIYGISFFDWLREYIVDNFWGIVIVYLFVGLPFLINSIRDGFILIDEEIENVAKTLGASEFRIFFDILLPLIKNNIISGSILCFARGVSEVGAILIIAYYPKTVPILILERFLSFGLLASKPISVAMVIVCLILFTVLRRVK, encoded by the coding sequence ATGAAGGTTGGGTATGTAACATTATTAGCCCTAACTCTCTTCATTCTCTTACCTCTTCTCTATTTAATTACAAATCCTGGAGATTTATCACAATTAAATGATCATGAGGTTATAAATGCATTTAAAACTACAATTTTAGCAGGAATAATTGCCACTATTATTGGATTAATTTTATCATTACCTTCAGGATACATATTGGCCAGAAAAGATTTTAGGTTTAAAAGTTTTGTTGAAGCTATATTAGATCTTCCTATGGCAATTCCCCATAGTGTTATTGGAATTATGTTGTTATCTTTTATTTATGGAATTAGCTTTTTTGATTGGTTAAGAGAGTATATAGTGGATAACTTTTGGGGGATAGTAATTGTATATTTATTTGTGGGATTACCATTTTTAATAAATAGTATAAGAGATGGCTTTATTCTAATAGATGAAGAAATTGAAAATGTAGCAAAAACATTAGGAGCTTCTGAATTTAGAATATTTTTTGATATACTATTACCTCTTATAAAAAATAACATAATCTCCGGTTCAATTCTCTGCTTTGCTAGAGGAGTTAGTGAAGTTGGGGCTATTCTTATTATAGCATATTATCCAAAAACTGTGCCTATCTTAATATTAGAGAGGTTTTTAAGTTTTGGTTTATTAGCTTCCAAACCAATATCTGTAGCTATGGTTATAGTATGCTTAATACTCTTTACAGTTCTTAGGAGGGTTAAATAA
- a CDS encoding ATP-binding cassette domain-containing protein produces the protein MLIVKNLSKHWKEFKLIDVSFEIGNEYCIILGPSGAGKSVLLKCIAGILKPDKGKVILDGKDITSLSPEKRSIGYVPQNFALFPNMNVYKNIAYGLLLRGEDKEVVKRKVKELAEFLNISHLLDRDVKTLSGGEQQRVALARALILEPKILLLDEPTSSLDINIKEEVIKELKKINIPVLHVTHDLNEARTLAEKVGIFLNGKLIEFGKRDILYKPKKIETAEFLGFNIIDGKIISPYEIEITDGDYLVENVIDYHHYKKVFINYNGKIIKAFTKKDVKIGDRVGIKFE, from the coding sequence ATGCTAATTGTAAAAAACTTATCAAAACATTGGAAGGAATTTAAGTTGATAGATGTATCCTTTGAAATTGGTAATGAATACTGCATCATCTTAGGGCCTAGTGGTGCTGGAAAAAGTGTATTACTTAAATGTATTGCAGGAATATTAAAACCTGATAAAGGAAAAGTGATTTTGGATGGAAAAGATATAACCTCATTATCTCCAGAAAAGAGATCAATTGGTTATGTTCCTCAAAACTTTGCTCTATTCCCAAATATGAATGTATATAAAAATATTGCCTATGGATTATTATTAAGAGGAGAAGATAAAGAAGTTGTTAAAAGAAAGGTTAAAGAGTTGGCAGAGTTTTTAAATATTTCTCATTTGTTAGATAGAGATGTTAAAACATTAAGTGGAGGAGAACAGCAGAGAGTAGCATTAGCAAGGGCATTAATTTTAGAACCAAAGATTTTATTATTAGATGAACCTACATCTTCTTTAGATATTAATATAAAAGAAGAAGTTATAAAAGAATTAAAAAAGATAAATATCCCTGTTTTGCATGTGACTCATGATCTAAATGAAGCTAGAACTCTTGCAGAAAAAGTAGGAATCTTTCTAAATGGAAAGCTTATTGAGTTTGGAAAAAGAGATATTTTATATAAACCAAAGAAAATAGAAACAGCAGAGTTTTTAGGTTTTAATATTATTGATGGTAAAATTATATCACCATATGAAATTGAAATTACTGATGGGGATTATTTGGTTGAGAATGTTATTGATTATCATCATTATAAAAAGGTCTTTATAAATTATAATGGAAAAATAATTAAAGCTTTTACAAAAAAAGATGTTAAAATAGGAGATAGAGTAGGGATTAAATTTGAGTGA
- the trm5b gene encoding tRNA (guanine(37)-N1)-methyltransferase Trm5b — MLTLKIDKKLGEKVRRLLIENDLYDKDYLIDRDDKHLYLPIKHVDEKILREILKVDFEIVERDLKKRKKEKSFRDVINEKYRDIVDKKLLALSYDVIGDLVILQISDEVREDIRKEIGELAYKLIPCKGVFRRKSEVKGEFRIREIEHLAGENRTLTIHKENNYRLYVDIAKVYFSPRLSGERKRIGESVGLNETVIDMFAGVGPFSIACRRARRVYAIDINPEAISLLKKNIELNKVKHKIIPILADANEVDLKGDRVIMNLPKYSYKFVDKALSMINKNGIIHYYTIGENFSEGIKVFEGKCNFEILNKKIVKSYSPKKYIMAFDIIVKD; from the coding sequence ATGTTAACATTAAAAATTGATAAAAAATTAGGTGAGAAAGTTAGAAGGTTGTTAATTGAGAATGATCTATATGATAAAGATTATTTAATTGATAGAGATGATAAACACCTATACTTACCAATAAAACATGTTGATGAAAAAATTCTTAGAGAAATATTAAAAGTAGATTTTGAAATTGTTGAAAGAGATTTAAAAAAGAGGAAAAAAGAGAAAAGTTTTAGAGATGTTATTAATGAGAAATATAGGGATATTGTAGATAAGAAATTATTGGCTTTATCTTATGATGTTATTGGTGATTTAGTCATATTACAAATCTCTGATGAGGTTAGGGAAGATATAAGGAAAGAAATTGGTGAGCTAGCTTATAAACTAATTCCATGTAAAGGAGTGTTTAGAAGAAAAAGTGAAGTTAAAGGGGAATTTAGAATTAGAGAAATTGAACATTTAGCTGGAGAAAATAGAACTTTAACTATTCATAAAGAAAATAATTATAGATTGTATGTTGATATAGCAAAAGTTTATTTCTCTCCAAGACTTAGTGGAGAGAGAAAAAGAATAGGAGAATCAGTTGGGTTAAATGAAACTGTTATAGATATGTTTGCTGGTGTTGGACCATTCTCAATAGCTTGTAGAAGAGCTAGAAGAGTTTATGCTATAGATATTAATCCTGAAGCTATTTCACTATTAAAAAAGAACATTGAATTAAATAAGGTAAAACATAAAATTATTCCTATATTGGCTGATGCTAATGAAGTTGATTTAAAAGGAGATAGGGTAATAATGAATTTACCAAAGTATTCATACAAATTTGTTGATAAAGCATTATCTATGATAAATAAAAATGGAATAATCCACTACTACACTATTGGAGAAAATTTTTCTGAAGGAATAAAAGTTTTTGAAGGCAAATGTAATTTTGAAATTTTAAATAAAAAGATAGTTAAAAGCTACTCTCCTAAAAAATATATAATGGCATTTGATATAATAGTAAAGGATTAA
- a CDS encoding FKBP-type peptidyl-prolyl cis-trans isomerase — translation MIKKGDIVKIDYVLEVDGKVLDTSIEDVAREYGIYFEGKEYEPLEFIVGNNEVITGLEEAVLGMNVGEEKLVKIPPEKAYGFRDESLIQKVPKDLFKDADFEPEKGLLILANGIPAKIVDVDDEYVTLDFNHELAGKELTLKIIVKDVKSMF, via the coding sequence ATGATTAAAAAAGGGGATATTGTCAAAATTGATTATGTATTAGAGGTTGATGGTAAAGTTTTAGATACATCAATTGAAGATGTTGCTAGAGAATATGGGATATATTTTGAAGGTAAAGAATATGAGCCTTTAGAATTTATTGTAGGAAATAATGAGGTTATAACAGGATTGGAGGAAGCTGTATTAGGTATGAATGTTGGAGAAGAAAAATTGGTGAAAATTCCTCCAGAAAAAGCTTATGGATTTAGAGATGAAAGTTTAATTCAAAAAGTACCAAAAGATCTGTTTAAAGATGCAGATTTTGAGCCTGAAAAAGGATTACTGATATTAGCTAATGGAATTCCTGCTAAAATAGTGGATGTGGATGATGAGTATGTAACACTAGACTTTAATCATGAGTTAGCAGGAAAAGAGCTAACATTAAAAATAATAGTTAAAGATGTAAAATCAATGTTTTAA
- a CDS encoding class III signal peptide-containing protein codes for MNIKAQISLEFSILFLATLLAIIIGVSYPGLYGLNKSTKISSMSLAHAAVMKMKENIEMVGMCEDGSVKVVLIKCPPGIWEANGNEISFTNSKLNYTISTNCSNEVVISGERDIRQFTIITATVEKVGGRVLVNITY; via the coding sequence ATGAATATTAAAGCTCAGATATCACTAGAATTTTCTATTTTATTTTTAGCAACATTATTAGCAATAATTATTGGTGTTTCTTACCCAGGATTATATGGATTAAATAAATCAACCAAAATCTCCTCTATGAGTTTAGCTCATGCTGCTGTTATGAAAATGAAGGAAAATATTGAAATGGTTGGAATGTGTGAAGATGGGTCAGTAAAAGTTGTCTTAATAAAATGCCCTCCAGGAATTTGGGAAGCTAATGGAAATGAGATATCTTTTACTAACTCAAAATTGAATTATACAATTTCAACAAACTGTTCAAATGAAGTAGTCATTTCTGGAGAGAGGGATATAAGACAGTTTACAATTATCACAGCAACTGTGGAAAAAGTTGGAGGGAGAGTTTTAGTTAATATTACATATTAA
- a CDS encoding DUF515 domain-containing protein, which yields MVDPDKIKKLKERSKKSIKSANITHYLLIIIIVIFGVFTVYIVYSNMASQKEKTVPVEIGINLEKQKTSAINSLNQMFSKYPDDPMLGVYRNEILSATSPNEIKDVLNRAAEYIKLKEYKENIKNQIKNICGDFYYQSKYALKMVGEIDKAKTIDEISNIYNKYYPYLYNEIRDFYVNKYITEYSQAQYLRVISDGNERLYSYIEFVDFIKNLDLESLKKLKVYEVKMVYIILPILAKNCGDIPKPGSKVIIYKLSGKNSSKITEGIITKGYIIVPDISYSESSSKSVSLNDNGETESASETKSVTYSLKGINFILHSAVIGKLNYYEVLQKLKNYGYRLNEIEDKTGIFDDKLVYLLELKVPSDKVNNLLGLSDKEVAIAKIK from the coding sequence ATGGTAGATCCTGATAAGATTAAGAAACTTAAAGAGAGGAGTAAAAAGAGTATTAAATCTGCCAATATTACTCATTATTTATTAATTATAATAATAGTAATTTTTGGAGTTTTTACTGTTTATATTGTTTATTCTAACATGGCTTCACAAAAAGAAAAAACTGTGCCAGTAGAAATAGGAATTAACTTAGAAAAGCAAAAAACTAGTGCGATTAATAGTTTAAATCAGATGTTTTCAAAATATCCTGACGATCCTATGTTAGGAGTTTATAGGAATGAGATTCTTTCAGCTACATCTCCAAATGAGATTAAAGATGTTTTAAACAGAGCTGCTGAATATATTAAATTGAAAGAGTATAAAGAGAATATAAAAAACCAAATAAAAAATATATGTGGTGATTTCTACTATCAAAGTAAATATGCCCTAAAAATGGTTGGTGAGATAGATAAGGCAAAAACAATTGATGAAATAAGCAATATATATAACAAATATTATCCATATTTATATAATGAGATCAGAGATTTCTATGTAAATAAATACATAACAGAGTATTCTCAGGCCCAATATTTAAGGGTTATAAGTGATGGTAATGAAAGATTGTATTCTTATATAGAGTTTGTAGATTTTATAAAAAACTTAGATCTTGAATCATTGAAAAAATTAAAGGTTTATGAAGTTAAAATGGTTTATATAATTCTCCCAATATTAGCAAAAAATTGTGGAGATATTCCAAAACCAGGAAGTAAAGTTATAATTTATAAATTATCTGGTAAGAACTCCTCCAAGATTACAGAAGGTATTATTACTAAAGGATATATTATTGTTCCAGACATTTCCTATTCAGAATCTTCATCAAAATCTGTATCTTTAAATGATAATGGTGAAACAGAGTCAGCATCAGAAACAAAATCTGTAACTTATAGTTTGAAGGGAATAAACTTTATATTACATTCGGCAGTTATAGGAAAACTTAATTATTATGAAGTCTTACAAAAGCTAAAGAATTATGGATATAGATTAAATGAGATAGAAGATAAAACTGGAATATTTGATGATAAGCTAGTTTATTTATTAGAGTTGAAAGTTCCTTCTGATAAAGTTAATAATTTATTAGGATTAAGTGATAAAGAAGTAGCTATTGCTAAAATTAAATAG
- a CDS encoding class III signal peptide-containing protein, translating to MKAQISLEFTFVFFVILLTSLITIANFLSKNFTIEDWEIDKIDNAAKTAVMLINSRYEGVCTNTTLIYSGIKWNKGNKVISIYISPRDAVDDRIRDFILSYIENNTNIEGYNITVNP from the coding sequence ATGAAAGCACAAATATCTTTAGAATTCACATTTGTATTCTTTGTTATTCTTTTAACATCACTTATTACTATAGCTAATTTTTTATCCAAAAATTTTACTATAGAGGATTGGGAAATTGATAAAATAGATAATGCAGCTAAAACTGCTGTTATGCTTATAAACTCTAGATATGAAGGAGTTTGTACAAATACAACATTAATTTATTCAGGAATTAAATGGAATAAGGGGAATAAGGTTATATCAATATATATTTCTCCAAGAGATGCTGTTGATGATAGAATAAGAGATTTCATCTTATCATATATAGAAAATAATACAAATATAGAAGGATATAACATAACCGTAAATCCATAA
- a CDS encoding A24 family peptidase C-terminal domain-containing protein: MDILFIVYIINFIILILASLVDIREKIIPHSYVIIMFLINVITGVYYFGFNAIIALISTFILCIILSIGMGGGDVKVFSSLAPIFAYPNSFIFYFPKYMLIIIFLSIILVAIFPIFRIFLRYWKDILFSSLYLVMVIEILYYIIGKFNISFGWIIIWIYIITSIYISRKVPKYKEYTKKIGYLFFIFLLIMFLFDRAYIINNLINMFIYLLEIIFISIFIYAITGAEICFKKHINELKEGDILRDVIIINGDHVEVKNLNIFKRSKLLLNKENKEIIITDGEGLSKEQIERIKSLYNEKKLPDELNVIKTYPFIPFVALSYLLVVLFIYLGVL, translated from the coding sequence TTGGATATTTTATTTATAGTTTATATTATAAATTTTATAATCCTTATTTTAGCTTCTTTAGTTGATATTAGGGAGAAAATAATACCTCATAGTTATGTTATTATAATGTTTCTTATTAATGTAATAACTGGAGTGTATTATTTTGGTTTTAATGCAATTATAGCTTTAATATCTACTTTTATTTTATGTATTATCCTTTCTATTGGGATGGGAGGTGGTGATGTAAAGGTTTTCTCTTCTTTAGCCCCAATATTTGCTTACCCAAATTCATTTATATTTTATTTTCCAAAATATATGTTAATTATCATATTTTTGAGTATTATTTTGGTAGCAATATTTCCTATTTTTAGGATATTTTTAAGATATTGGAAAGATATTTTGTTTTCTTCCCTTTATTTAGTTATGGTCATCGAAATTTTATACTACATTATTGGTAAATTTAACATCTCATTTGGTTGGATAATTATTTGGATTTATATTATAACTTCTATATATATCTCAAGAAAAGTTCCAAAATATAAAGAATATACTAAAAAGATAGGTTATTTATTTTTTATTTTCTTATTAATTATGTTTTTGTTTGATAGGGCTTATATTATTAACAATTTAATAAACATGTTTATATATTTATTAGAAATTATATTTATATCAATTTTTATATATGCAATAACAGGAGCTGAAATTTGTTTTAAAAAACATATAAATGAATTGAAAGAGGGTGATATATTAAGGGATGTTATTATTATTAATGGAGATCATGTTGAAGTTAAAAACCTTAATATATTTAAAAGATCTAAACTATTATTAAATAAAGAAAATAAAGAAATAATTATAACTGATGGTGAAGGATTAAGTAAAGAACAGATAGAAAGAATAAAAAGTTTATATAATGAAAAAAAACTACCTGATGAACTTAATGTTATAAAAACTTATCCTTTTATACCATTTGTAGCTTTATCTTATTTGTTAGTGGTGTTATTTATCTATTTAGGGGTATTATGA
- a CDS encoding cysteine-rich small domain-containing protein has translation MIKMAEDFFRKLFNIVINKSCPYYPCHFDGQTCIWCFCPFYPCEDQELGKYIERKDGSKVWSCENCWWIHREDVACEVLKEILKLVKDKDIDEMIEILKDHKLMLEIKEKVKERVR, from the coding sequence ATGATAAAAATGGCTGAAGATTTCTTTAGGAAGTTATTTAATATAGTTATAAATAAATCTTGCCCATACTATCCATGTCATTTTGATGGGCAGACATGTATATGGTGTTTTTGCCCATTTTATCCATGTGAAGATCAAGAATTAGGTAAGTATATTGAGAGAAAAGATGGATCAAAAGTTTGGAGTTGTGAAAACTGCTGGTGGATACATAGGGAAGATGTAGCATGTGAAGTATTAAAAGAAATTCTAAAATTAGTTAAGGATAAAGACATTGATGAGATGATTGAGATTTTAAAAGATCATAAACTTATGTTAGAAATAAAGGAAAAGGTTAAGGAGAGAGTAAGGTGA
- a CDS encoding ACT domain-containing protein — MRVVISVIGKDRPGIVAGIANVLAKHNANILDISQTIMQDLFTMIMLVDISNIDVDFSKLKEELEKTGKELGVEVIVQHEDIFKYMHRI, encoded by the coding sequence TTGAGAGTGGTTATATCAGTTATTGGGAAAGATCGGCCAGGGATTGTTGCAGGAATAGCTAATGTTTTAGCAAAACATAATGCTAACATATTAGACATTAGCCAAACTATTATGCAGGATCTTTTTACAATGATAATGTTAGTAGATATATCAAATATAGATGTTGATTTTTCAAAGCTAAAAGAAGAGTTAGAAAAAACAGGAAAAGAGTTGGGAGTAGAAGTTATTGTCCAACATGAGGATATATTCAAATACATGCACAGAATTTAG
- the taw2 gene encoding tRNA(Phe) (4-demethylwyosine(37)-C(7)) aminocarboxypropyltransferase Taw2 gives MKYQKIGDIVLVKKPLSEEEIREIVKKTKCKTVALKTSQIVGEFRRPYIKILYGKETETIHKEHGCLFKLDVSKIMWSQGNIKERERMARISNENEIVVDMFAGIGYFSIPLAKYSNPKTVYAIEKNPIAYHYLCENIKLNKLKNIIPILSDNRNVNLRNIADRIIMGYIHKTHKFLPKAFEILKDKGVIHYHETVAEKVMYERPIERLKYYAKIYNYKLVDYKIFKIKKYAPGVWHVVVDAKFCACI, from the coding sequence ATGAAATATCAAAAAATAGGAGATATAGTTTTAGTGAAAAAACCTCTTTCAGAAGAAGAAATAAGGGAAATAGTAAAAAAGACAAAATGTAAAACAGTAGCTTTAAAAACTTCTCAAATAGTAGGAGAATTTAGAAGGCCATATATAAAGATACTCTATGGTAAAGAGACAGAGACTATACATAAAGAACATGGATGTCTTTTTAAGTTAGATGTATCAAAAATTATGTGGAGTCAGGGCAATATAAAAGAAAGAGAAAGAATGGCAAGAATATCTAATGAAAATGAAATTGTTGTAGATATGTTTGCAGGAATAGGTTATTTTTCTATTCCTTTAGCTAAATACTCTAATCCTAAAACAGTTTATGCAATAGAAAAGAACCCTATAGCATATCATTATCTCTGTGAAAATATTAAATTAAATAAATTAAAAAATATAATTCCTATTTTATCAGACAATAGAAATGTGAATTTAAGGAATATAGCAGATAGAATAATAATGGGATATATACACAAGACTCATAAATTTTTACCAAAAGCTTTTGAAATTTTAAAAGATAAAGGTGTTATACACTATCATGAAACTGTTGCAGAAAAGGTCATGTATGAAAGACCTATTGAAAGACTAAAATACTATGCTAAAATCTACAATTATAAATTGGTAGATTATAAAATATTTAAAATAAAAAAATATGCTCCTGGAGTTTGGCATGTTGTTGTAGATGCTAAATTCTGTGCATGTATTTGA